Proteins from a single region of Pseudopedobacter saltans DSM 12145:
- a CDS encoding SusC/RagA family TonB-linked outer membrane protein yields MKKEYIKLFACVFSFCGFLSAKAQSIEESLSGVKNSVGSFADSSSVAGIRQNTGAVFTLKGTELQRMMVGNLLNTLQGRIPGLTVVTGSGEPGYDNPTLYLRGQSSWNIAGNKVLIYLDGFEVDMNTISSLSAYEIESVTLFKDALALASYGLQGGAGVLWIRTVSGDASKVKIMANGRYGIQSALKLPTVVDAYDFTTHYNQALTNDGLPIKYPNPDLYKATNDPFHPNVNWYDQVLKNTSTIQDYNLSFRGGSEKAKYFVLMNYTDFTGLYKDADVIDKEFGTNARYNKINLRGNVDLQLSKSLSVTANISAITEDKNTPAGFTATELFDNLLKTPASAFPVKNPNDSWGISSAYNFNAVQRLQRFGIWNSHTRNLQTNFSFTEKLDAITKGLALKGGLSFSNQYVGYYQKLFGIPGYEIAKNANDEPILDGFGNIGYIQRGSISEKIEEGETSHWNRNTGQLGLEYRRTFNESTFSGTLLAKRQNYSKNNTVYQLRHQGLSASFSYDYSKTYLLDLVASYNGSTDFAPGKRYGFFPAVGLAWVLSNENFLKENNSIDFLKLRATYGKVGNVNESYRFLYQQWAISSGNWKLGSGNADKGGRKEGPIANPEASWEEKTSFNLGFDLKLFKKLTATIDLFNEKRTGSLELPSADIPAYTGFSLQYLNTGEVKNKGFEASLSFDNNDHAFQYYLRGSASFARNEITKRSEALQPYSYLYSQGYRLGQFKGLVFDGFYQEADFNTDGTLKSGTVSSSYAPIKPGDLKFKDQDNNGIINDYDKIPLAYAKLPEMTLGFNIGFKFKRFDFDAFLQGVMNRTVSLLSDAYIYTHPFVDNNNMTVFSLNSWTSATASTADYPRLSTLKNANNEQQSDFWLRNGNFFKLRSIELGYTLPKINSLKRLDDVRLFVNGTNLFIWDNIEDLEAERMSMGYPLMKAVSFGLKMKF; encoded by the coding sequence ATGAAAAAAGAATATATAAAACTTTTTGCCTGTGTCTTTTCATTTTGCGGTTTTCTGTCTGCTAAGGCGCAAAGCATAGAGGAAAGTCTGTCCGGCGTAAAAAATAGTGTAGGTTCATTTGCCGATAGCTCTTCTGTAGCCGGTATACGACAAAATACGGGAGCTGTTTTTACATTGAAAGGTACAGAGCTTCAGCGTATGATGGTTGGGAATCTGTTAAATACTTTACAAGGACGAATCCCGGGACTGACAGTAGTTACAGGTTCTGGGGAACCCGGATATGATAACCCTACGTTATACCTTAGAGGACAGAGCAGCTGGAATATTGCCGGAAACAAAGTGCTTATTTATCTGGATGGTTTTGAAGTGGACATGAATACAATATCGTCTTTGTCTGCTTACGAGATAGAATCTGTAACGCTTTTTAAAGATGCTTTAGCTTTGGCTTCTTACGGTTTACAGGGGGGAGCGGGTGTACTTTGGATCAGGACGGTTTCTGGTGACGCTTCAAAGGTGAAAATTATGGCTAATGGACGGTATGGTATACAAAGTGCTTTAAAATTACCAACTGTTGTTGACGCGTATGATTTCACCACACATTATAATCAGGCATTAACGAATGACGGGCTTCCGATAAAATATCCAAATCCGGACCTGTATAAAGCAACTAATGATCCATTTCATCCAAACGTGAATTGGTACGACCAGGTTCTTAAAAATACATCTACTATTCAGGATTACAATTTGTCTTTCAGGGGTGGAAGCGAGAAAGCGAAATACTTTGTATTGATGAATTATACTGACTTTACTGGTTTATATAAAGATGCAGATGTTATTGATAAGGAATTTGGCACAAATGCCCGTTACAACAAGATCAATTTAAGAGGTAACGTAGATTTGCAATTGAGTAAGAGTCTTTCGGTAACGGCAAATATTTCGGCCATTACAGAAGACAAGAATACTCCTGCAGGTTTTACTGCAACAGAATTATTCGATAATCTTTTGAAAACTCCTGCCTCTGCTTTCCCCGTAAAAAATCCAAATGATAGCTGGGGGATATCATCAGCCTATAATTTCAATGCGGTGCAACGGCTACAAAGGTTTGGTATATGGAACTCGCATACCAGAAATTTGCAGACAAACTTTTCTTTTACAGAGAAACTGGATGCCATCACAAAAGGATTGGCCTTGAAAGGCGGGCTTTCTTTCAGCAATCAATATGTTGGCTATTATCAAAAACTTTTTGGAATACCGGGGTACGAAATTGCTAAGAATGCTAACGATGAGCCAATTCTTGATGGTTTTGGTAATATTGGTTATATCCAGAGAGGAAGTATTAGCGAAAAAATAGAAGAGGGAGAAACAAGTCACTGGAATAGAAATACCGGACAGTTGGGGCTCGAATACCGAAGAACTTTTAATGAAAGTACTTTTTCGGGGACCTTATTGGCGAAAAGACAGAATTATTCTAAAAATAATACGGTCTATCAGTTAAGGCATCAGGGTTTGTCCGCGAGTTTTTCTTACGATTACTCAAAAACTTACCTATTGGATTTGGTGGCATCGTATAACGGTTCTACAGATTTTGCTCCTGGAAAAAGATATGGTTTTTTTCCTGCTGTAGGTTTAGCTTGGGTTTTATCTAATGAAAATTTCTTAAAAGAGAATAATAGTATTGATTTTCTTAAACTAAGAGCTACTTATGGTAAGGTAGGAAATGTTAACGAAAGCTACCGTTTCTTATACCAACAATGGGCAATATCCAGCGGTAACTGGAAATTGGGTTCGGGAAATGCAGATAAAGGAGGAAGAAAAGAAGGTCCCATTGCGAATCCTGAAGCTTCATGGGAAGAAAAGACCAGCTTTAATCTGGGATTTGATTTGAAATTGTTTAAAAAACTAACTGCAACAATTGATTTATTCAATGAAAAGCGAACTGGTAGTCTTGAACTTCCAAGTGCAGACATTCCGGCTTATACAGGTTTTTCACTTCAATACTTAAATACTGGCGAAGTTAAAAATAAAGGATTTGAGGCTTCTTTATCCTTTGATAATAATGATCATGCATTCCAGTATTATTTAAGGGGTTCTGCATCTTTTGCTAGAAATGAGATTACTAAACGGTCCGAAGCTTTACAGCCTTATAGCTATTTGTATTCACAGGGCTATCGTTTAGGGCAATTTAAGGGACTTGTTTTTGATGGTTTTTATCAGGAGGCTGATTTTAATACAGATGGTACTTTAAAATCGGGTACTGTGAGTTCTTCTTATGCGCCAATTAAACCTGGAGACTTAAAGTTTAAAGACCAGGATAACAATGGCATCATCAACGATTACGACAAAATTCCTTTAGCCTATGCCAAGCTTCCCGAGATGACTTTGGGATTTAATATCGGTTTCAAATTTAAAAGATTTGATTTTGATGCATTTCTACAAGGTGTAATGAACAGGACGGTAAGTCTTCTGAGCGATGCCTACATCTATACTCATCCATTTGTGGATAATAACAATATGACGGTATTCTCACTAAACAGTTGGACATCGGCAACAGCATCAACTGCAGATTATCCAAGGCTGTCTACACTAAAAAATGCCAATAACGAACAACAATCCGATTTTTGGTTACGTAATGGAAACTTTTTTAAGCTAAGAAGCATAGAGTTGGGATATACACTTCCTAAAATCAATTCCTTAAAACGCCTAGATGATGTACGCCTTTTTGTTAATGGGACAAATCTTTTTATCTGGGATAATATCGAAGATTTGGAAGCGGAACGCATGTCAATGGGTTACCCTTTGATGAAAGCTGTGAGCTTTGGATTAAAAATGAAGTTTTAG
- a CDS encoding RagB/SusD family nutrient uptake outer membrane protein — MKKSILNILLLGGLAVAIFTAGCTKDFLQKPKGGAVTVDTIFHTKNQAQFAVSRMYTWCVRGYLPQGSTDLPRPEILTDALYIISPGYDWANLGINAPTYKKGNMGANSNVDYGWGAGTDKNVTGGAFGWHYKGIRQANLVLKNIDMVVDADQAWKSDVKGQAIFCRALQHYELFRYYGGIPIVSNALAGDGNINLPRRSIQSVVDSVVKWCDQAANLLPPTRSSSDYGKITKLAAMALKSRILLYAASPLYNTPDNMKSVISPARYGDQRDTVLCYPNYDKERWKRAADAAKDVIDNAAAAGVEIYNTGKAETDIGTDNYAGLGDYEAVWNVFANKELILVSTKNQDGGDWGATLTAWGKNLSSKVGNWEWGVKNNMPIEFMQLYEKRDGTKFTLPASGTDLPVDIRSFNLDPRFYQTVAYDGMFFRAASGGKFGVVPFYKAGDGFQAGALSASDVGPDGYALDVYKFVARVDNGSWNHFAWPVFRLAEFYLSYAEAINEYNGGPNSEAYKYLNDIRKRAGMPDKAGLDYQAFQSAVQNERTIELAYEGHRYNDLLRWLKAHTVLNTNLRGIATTAKKGGDGSLKRSWEIVPFMTQVFPLKYYYLPFITSEVSKKYLGDGASWDGQNPGW; from the coding sequence ATGAAAAAATCGATTTTAAATATTTTACTTCTTGGCGGTTTGGCTGTAGCAATATTTACGGCTGGTTGTACAAAAGACTTTTTACAAAAACCCAAAGGAGGTGCTGTAACCGTTGATACAATTTTCCATACTAAAAATCAGGCTCAATTTGCGGTTTCCAGAATGTACACATGGTGTGTAAGAGGTTACTTACCACAGGGATCTACTGATTTGCCAAGGCCAGAGATTCTGACAGATGCGCTTTATATTATATCTCCGGGATATGACTGGGCGAATCTGGGAATCAACGCTCCGACCTATAAGAAAGGGAATATGGGAGCAAATAGTAATGTAGACTACGGTTGGGGAGCGGGTACTGATAAAAATGTTACGGGAGGAGCATTCGGCTGGCACTATAAAGGTATACGGCAGGCAAATTTGGTGTTAAAGAATATAGATATGGTTGTCGATGCAGATCAGGCATGGAAAAGTGACGTAAAAGGCCAGGCTATTTTTTGTAGGGCATTACAGCATTATGAATTATTCCGTTACTACGGCGGTATACCTATTGTTTCCAATGCGTTAGCCGGTGACGGAAATATTAACTTGCCAAGAAGATCTATCCAATCAGTAGTAGACAGTGTGGTAAAATGGTGTGATCAGGCAGCAAATCTTTTACCTCCTACCAGAAGTAGTTCCGACTATGGCAAGATTACAAAGCTTGCAGCAATGGCTTTAAAATCAAGAATTCTATTGTATGCCGCAAGTCCGTTATATAATACTCCGGATAATATGAAATCCGTAATTTCTCCTGCAAGGTATGGAGATCAGCGAGATACGGTATTATGCTATCCTAATTATGATAAGGAACGATGGAAAAGAGCCGCGGATGCCGCAAAGGATGTAATTGATAATGCAGCTGCGGCCGGAGTAGAGATTTATAACACGGGAAAAGCGGAAACTGATATTGGAACAGACAATTATGCAGGTTTGGGAGATTATGAGGCTGTTTGGAATGTGTTTGCAAATAAAGAATTGATTTTGGTAAGTACCAAAAATCAGGATGGTGGTGATTGGGGAGCAACATTGACAGCATGGGGTAAGAACCTGTCATCTAAAGTAGGAAACTGGGAGTGGGGTGTGAAGAATAATATGCCTATAGAATTTATGCAGCTTTATGAAAAGCGAGATGGTACTAAGTTTACGTTACCTGCGTCGGGTACAGATTTACCGGTAGACATTCGAAGTTTTAATCTTGATCCGAGATTTTACCAGACGGTGGCTTATGATGGAATGTTTTTTAGAGCGGCATCGGGAGGTAAGTTTGGTGTAGTTCCTTTTTATAAAGCCGGCGATGGTTTTCAGGCAGGAGCTTTATCCGCCAGTGACGTGGGGCCGGATGGTTATGCTTTGGATGTTTATAAGTTTGTGGCGAGAGTAGATAACGGTTCTTGGAATCATTTCGCATGGCCGGTTTTTAGATTGGCCGAATTCTACTTGAGCTATGCCGAAGCAATAAACGAATACAATGGTGGGCCAAATTCAGAAGCATATAAATACTTAAACGACATCAGAAAAAGAGCAGGTATGCCCGATAAAGCAGGTTTGGATTATCAGGCTTTTCAAAGTGCAGTACAAAATGAACGTACTATTGAGCTGGCTTACGAAGGACACAGATACAATGATCTTTTGAGATGGTTGAAAGCACATACGGTTTTGAATACCAATTTAAGAGGTATCGCCACTACGGCAAAAAAGGGCGGTGATGGTAGCTTAAAAAGATCTTGGGAAATCGTTCCTTTTATGACACAGGTATTCCCTTTAAAATATTACTATTTGCCATTCATTACATCAGAGGTAAGTAAGAAATATTTAGGAGACGGAGCATCTTGGGATGGACAAAATCCAGGCTGGTAA
- a CDS encoding SusC/RagA family TonB-linked outer membrane protein translates to MKLTVILLTVAFLQASAAGFAQRVSIDVKKTSVKDVLYNITKQTGYSFIANGAILEKLDPVTLQVKNEDLKKVLDKIFDEDKFEILFNESQTVVIKGRSNKFSILQNRTVRGKVKDDRGEELPGVSVSIKGTSVGVLSDVNGNFTLANVPPNAVLSFSFIGMEPQEISLNGRAEIAVVMKSHVINVEEVVVVAYGQQKKESVTAAISTVSSKELVQSPVANISNALAGRLSGLTAIQQNGKPGTDATTLYVRGVGTYTDQTSPLIMVDGVARESYNEIDPNEIETISILKDASATAVYGVRGANGVILITTKRGKEGAPKITASAQTAISEFTKKPTFVNSYEYAMLQNEKSFQTYWINHARDADITTWNDFLVKREANWIKEASLYYSPQEMLYYKNAHTPTLENGQRNPYYDPYFHPDVNWTDQIFKDFAPQSQINANITGGTEALKYFVSLGYLTQGGLFNTDYMPFSKEMDFRKRRYNLRGNFDFDVNKNFRISVDVGTQFVNISGMDNDGYAWEKRILWSTPLSSPGIIDGKFVVPYSNPNTALNPLYEIANSNNYNLTDNSTLNSSVRLSHKLDFITKGLSINARGAYDSYFSSRSGGKFSPIYYGISRNPNGDNLDPIFSQLKEVTPAERWSPWYNGKWRKVYGEFALNYGRTFGGHNITGLLLYNMEKLFNPYLAYHLPKSYLGMASRFTYGYKGRYLGEFNMGYNGSENFPEGKRFGFLPAYSLGWVASNEDFFPKNDYISYLKIRGSRGKVGNDNIGGARYLYLPDVWAYGGSGYSYMGYTFGTLNDKNTLQGAQEGTLGNPNVTWETATKSNIGFELHLFKDKLSFTYDYFHEKRIDILSYRGTVPAIVQATLPPYNLGQVKNWGNELEVSFRDSKGSVGYWVKGNFSTNHNKIVFQDEAIADGLEYQATTGRPIGQGLYLQAEGLYTSWSDLYKIDGNGDPILSEPVRALNKNGQPYQNAAGQPVYQKDLGYGGVAVQPGEVRLKDVNEDGIVNEKDFIRIGNTTIPKVAFGFSFGFNYKGFDFSTLFQGVGGVAKFAMGQRHFNKQESLFEVDLNRFTLERYNNGERIDFPLAAYDHAGANNSYFLKNTSYMRLKNLEVGYTVKPDFLKRVGLRSARVYVNGNNLYTWSPNKIWGDPENLGYIGYPLTRTYNVGLNVNF, encoded by the coding sequence ATGAAACTTACTGTTATACTTTTAACAGTTGCTTTTTTACAGGCTTCTGCAGCTGGATTTGCTCAGAGGGTTAGTATCGATGTGAAAAAGACATCGGTAAAGGACGTACTGTACAACATAACGAAACAAACGGGTTATAGCTTTATAGCTAACGGCGCTATTTTAGAAAAATTAGATCCGGTGACCTTACAGGTCAAAAATGAGGACCTTAAAAAAGTACTCGATAAAATTTTTGACGAAGACAAGTTTGAAATTCTCTTTAACGAAAGCCAGACCGTGGTGATAAAAGGGAGAAGTAATAAGTTTTCTATTTTACAAAATCGAACGGTAAGAGGAAAAGTAAAAGATGACAGGGGAGAGGAATTGCCAGGCGTTTCTGTTTCAATTAAAGGGACATCCGTAGGTGTACTCTCCGATGTAAACGGTAATTTTACGCTGGCTAATGTACCGCCAAATGCGGTGCTGTCATTCTCTTTTATAGGGATGGAGCCACAAGAGATTTCTTTAAACGGGCGGGCAGAAATTGCCGTCGTGATGAAGAGCCATGTAATCAATGTTGAAGAGGTTGTTGTGGTTGCTTACGGGCAGCAGAAAAAGGAATCGGTAACAGCGGCCATATCAACGGTTTCTTCAAAAGAATTGGTGCAGTCTCCGGTAGCGAATATCAGTAATGCTTTAGCTGGAAGACTTTCTGGTCTTACAGCAATTCAGCAAAATGGTAAGCCGGGAACAGATGCAACTACTTTATATGTTCGTGGGGTAGGTACATATACAGACCAGACAAGTCCTTTAATTATGGTAGATGGTGTAGCCAGGGAAAGCTACAATGAAATCGACCCTAATGAAATTGAAACAATCAGTATCTTAAAAGATGCGTCGGCAACTGCTGTTTACGGTGTAAGGGGAGCTAATGGTGTAATCTTAATTACCACAAAACGAGGTAAAGAAGGTGCTCCGAAAATCACTGCATCTGCACAGACCGCAATTTCGGAATTTACCAAAAAACCAACTTTTGTGAACTCTTATGAGTATGCAATGCTTCAAAATGAAAAAAGCTTCCAGACTTATTGGATCAATCATGCAAGAGATGCTGATATAACAACATGGAACGACTTTTTAGTGAAAAGAGAGGCAAATTGGATTAAGGAAGCTTCATTATATTACAGTCCTCAGGAGATGCTGTATTATAAAAATGCTCATACTCCAACGTTAGAAAATGGACAGAGAAATCCTTATTATGATCCATACTTCCACCCTGACGTTAACTGGACAGACCAAATCTTTAAAGATTTTGCCCCTCAAAGCCAAATTAACGCAAATATTACCGGAGGAACAGAAGCGCTTAAATACTTTGTGTCTCTCGGATATTTGACGCAAGGAGGGCTGTTTAATACAGACTACATGCCTTTTTCCAAGGAGATGGATTTTAGGAAAAGGCGTTATAACCTGAGAGGGAATTTTGATTTTGACGTTAATAAAAACTTCAGGATATCGGTTGATGTTGGAACCCAATTCGTGAATATCAGCGGAATGGATAATGACGGATATGCCTGGGAGAAAAGAATTTTATGGTCAACTCCGCTTTCTTCACCAGGTATAATTGATGGAAAATTTGTTGTGCCTTATTCAAATCCAAATACTGCTTTAAACCCGCTTTATGAAATAGCTAATAGTAATAATTATAATCTGACAGATAACAGTACATTGAATTCTTCTGTGCGTTTGTCGCATAAACTGGATTTTATTACTAAGGGGCTTTCTATTAATGCAAGAGGAGCGTATGACAGCTATTTCTCTAGCAGATCCGGCGGTAAATTTTCTCCTATTTACTATGGTATAAGCCGCAATCCAAATGGAGATAATTTGGACCCTATTTTCTCACAATTGAAGGAGGTAACACCTGCAGAGAGATGGTCGCCTTGGTACAATGGTAAATGGCGTAAGGTGTATGGCGAGTTTGCGCTTAATTACGGTAGAACCTTTGGTGGTCACAATATAACAGGATTATTACTTTATAATATGGAGAAGTTGTTTAATCCGTATCTGGCATATCATCTTCCAAAATCTTATTTGGGAATGGCCAGCCGCTTTACCTATGGTTATAAAGGACGTTATCTGGGAGAGTTTAATATGGGATATAACGGATCTGAAAATTTTCCGGAAGGTAAAAGATTTGGATTCTTACCTGCATATTCTTTAGGATGGGTGGCTTCGAATGAAGACTTTTTTCCAAAAAATGATTATATAAGTTATTTGAAGATTAGGGGATCAAGAGGGAAAGTGGGGAATGATAACATTGGGGGGGCCAGATATCTGTATCTTCCTGATGTTTGGGCTTACGGAGGCTCGGGCTACTCTTACATGGGCTACACCTTTGGGACTTTAAATGATAAAAACACATTGCAGGGAGCTCAGGAAGGGACTTTAGGTAATCCTAACGTTACCTGGGAAACGGCCACAAAATCTAATATCGGATTCGAGTTACACCTGTTTAAAGATAAGTTGTCATTTACATATGATTATTTCCATGAGAAAAGGATAGACATTTTATCTTACAGAGGGACTGTGCCGGCTATTGTTCAGGCAACTTTGCCTCCTTATAACCTGGGACAGGTTAAAAACTGGGGTAATGAACTGGAAGTAAGCTTTAGAGATAGCAAAGGTAGTGTAGGATATTGGGTGAAAGGTAATTTCTCTACAAACCACAACAAAATTGTTTTTCAGGATGAAGCTATTGCAGATGGTTTAGAATATCAGGCAACCACGGGTAGGCCAATTGGCCAAGGGCTTTACTTACAGGCTGAGGGCTTATATACCTCGTGGTCGGATTTATATAAAATTGATGGCAACGGGGACCCCATTTTATCAGAACCTGTGCGGGCATTAAACAAAAACGGACAACCTTATCAAAATGCAGCCGGACAACCTGTTTACCAAAAAGATTTAGGATATGGTGGCGTAGCTGTACAACCTGGAGAAGTACGCTTGAAAGATGTTAATGAGGACGGTATTGTAAATGAAAAGGATTTTATAAGAATAGGAAATACAACTATTCCTAAGGTTGCTTTTGGTTTTTCTTTCGGTTTCAATTATAAGGGATTTGATTTTTCTACACTTTTTCAGGGAGTTGGTGGTGTAGCGAAATTTGCCATGGGGCAAAGACACTTTAACAAGCAGGAATCTTTATTTGAAGTCGACTTGAATCGTTTTACGTTAGAACGTTACAATAATGGTGAGCGTATTGATTTTCCTTTGGCAGCTTACGACCATGCGGGAGCAAATAATAGCTACTTTCTTAAAAATACTTCATACATGCGTTTGAAGAATCTGGAGGTAGGCTATACTGTAAAACCAGATTTTCTGAAAAGAGTAGGGTTAAGATCTGCCCGTGTTTACGTTAATGGAAATAATTTGTACACCTGGTCTCCTAATAAAATCTGGGGAGATCCTGAAAATCTGGGATACATAGGCTATCCATTAACCAGAACGTACAACGTGGGATTAAATGTTAATTTCTAA